Genomic segment of Saprospira sp. CCB-QB6:
CTGGAGAGCAAGAAAAGGCGGGACAAAGTTATCAGAAGGCGCTGCAAACGGACCAAAACAATAGTAAGGCTTGGTATAATCTGGGCAATGTATTATATAATGCTCAAAATTATGAAGAAGCCGTAGAGCATTATAAACAAGCCATTCAGCAGGCAGAAAACCCTGAGATTGAAGCTAGGGCCTACCACAATTTAGGCAATGTTTACGCTAAAGAACAAAAGCTAAAAGAAGCGGTAGAATCCTATAAAAATGCGCTGCGCATTCGGCCCAAAGATGTAGAGACCAAACACAACTTGGCCCAGGTACTGCGGACCATCAAGCAGCAGCAGCCCCCTCCCCCCAAGCCCAAAGATGACGAAAAGAAAGAACAAGAAGAACAAGAATCTCCCCCTCCAGATGAAATGTCGAAAGATGAGGTGGAACGCATGATGGAGATGATTGAGAAAGAAGATAAAGACACCCAAAAGGAAAAGAAAAAGCAACCTAAAAATCGCCAAAATCCAGAAAAAGACTGGTAAGCAAATTGTATTTATAATGAGCTGGAGGCCTAGACAGGCGGCTCCAAGATGTTATTCTTCATTTTTAAATTCAACTGCATAATGAAAACGCTTTTTAGTACTTTGATGGGGCTATTTTTGGCCCTTGGGCTGCAGGCCCAAATGCCCAGCATTTCTTTGGAAATTCCTTATGATACGGTAGGAACCGAAGATGTTTTTCAATTGCACTACCATATTCAAAATGGGGGGCAAGTAGATTTCCAACAACCCAACTTTATTGATTTTGAGGTAATTGGCACATCTAGTAGTAGCCAAACTTCTATTATCAATGGGCAGAAAAGCAGCAAAACGACCTATAGTTTTAGCCTAAAGGCCCGTTATGCGGGTTATTTGGCCCTACCTGCGGCTACGGCCCTTATTGATGGACAGAGCTATAGCAGTCCCAATGGTTCTGTATTCGTGGTAGAGGGTCCATTGAGAGGAAATGGCCAAAAAGGCAATTTCTTTGGCTTCTCGCCTTTCTCTGAAGAGTCTCCTTTTGGTCAGGGGTTTAATATGCAGCCCGATGATTTCAATTTGGACAACTTCAACCTAGATCAATTTAATTTTGACAATTTTGATATGCAGGGTTTTGGCAACTTGAGTGATGCCAAAATGCAAGAATTGATGCAGCGGCAGCAAGAGCTCATGCAGCGTTATCTGCAAAATCCCGACTCCTTGCTCAAGCAACTCGATCCGCAACTTAGAA
This window contains:
- a CDS encoding tetratricopeptide repeat protein, with protein sequence MRIIIFFLLALPFGLLAQESSRKNLIEGNKYYRSGEQEKAGQSYQKALQTDQNNSKAWYNLGNVLYNAQNYEEAVEHYKQAIQQAENPEIEARAYHNLGNVYAKEQKLKEAVESYKNALRIRPKDVETKHNLAQVLRTIKQQQPPPPKPKDDEKKEQEEQESPPPDEMSKDEVERMMEMIEKEDKDTQKEKKKQPKNRQNPEKDW
- a CDS encoding BatD family protein, yielding MKTLFSTLMGLFLALGLQAQMPSISLEIPYDTVGTEDVFQLHYHIQNGGQVDFQQPNFIDFEVIGTSSSSQTSIINGQKSSKTTYSFSLKARYAGYLALPAATALIDGQSYSSPNGSVFVVEGPLRGNGQKGNFFGFSPFSEESPFGQGFNMQPDDFNLDNFNLDQFNFDNFDMQGFGNLSDAKMQELMQRQQELMQRYLQNPDSLLKQLDPQLRNMDQEFEQLFRQMEDQFPGLLGPDSQPQKQPKEQKTYRL